In Desulfosediminicola ganghwensis, a single window of DNA contains:
- the lpdA gene encoding dihydrolipoyl dehydrogenase, which translates to MSADMQFDLVVLGGGPGGYTAAFRAADLGLAVCLVEQANRLGGVCLNVGCIPSKTLLHGAAVLEEAEQAAEYGISFGAPKIDLVAFRDHKQQVINQLTGGLDKLCQARKITRIVGKGGFKDTTTLQVTGEEGAKEISFSNCIIATGSHPFMIPGLPEDERIWDSSDALALKFVPKRFLIIGGGIIGMEMAQIYSALGSEITIVEMLDHIIPPADKDMVQPLFQKLKKKYQIFTKTKVVEVTAAESGIQARFEGAKAPESGEYDAVLVAVGRRPNTENFERENIALALNERGFVGVDNQQRTAVENIFAIGDVVGEPMLAHKATHEGKVAAEVIAGHKAEFDPMTIPSVAYTHPEVAWMGLTEKEAKAQKIDYQKGKFPWGASGRALASGAATGVTKALFSKETGRIIGAAICGQNAGELIHEAVLALEMGADAEDISKTVHAHPTLSETFAFAAEIVDGSITDALPSKK; encoded by the coding sequence ATGTCTGCTGATATGCAGTTTGACCTTGTTGTTCTGGGGGGCGGGCCCGGAGGGTATACCGCAGCCTTTCGTGCTGCTGACCTGGGGTTGGCTGTCTGCCTTGTAGAGCAGGCGAACAGATTAGGTGGGGTATGCTTGAATGTCGGCTGTATCCCCTCCAAAACGCTGCTCCATGGAGCGGCGGTTCTGGAAGAGGCGGAACAGGCTGCAGAATATGGAATCTCTTTTGGTGCGCCGAAGATTGATCTGGTTGCTTTCCGCGACCATAAGCAGCAGGTGATCAACCAGCTGACTGGCGGGCTGGACAAGCTCTGTCAGGCCAGAAAGATTACGCGTATTGTGGGTAAAGGCGGTTTTAAAGATACGACGACCTTGCAGGTCACAGGTGAGGAAGGTGCCAAGGAGATCTCATTTAGCAATTGCATCATCGCCACCGGATCTCATCCGTTCATGATACCGGGCTTGCCGGAAGATGAGCGCATCTGGGATTCAAGCGATGCTTTAGCTCTTAAGTTTGTCCCCAAACGTTTTCTGATCATCGGTGGCGGTATCATCGGTATGGAGATGGCGCAGATTTACAGCGCACTGGGCTCCGAGATTACCATTGTTGAAATGCTTGATCATATCATCCCCCCCGCAGACAAGGATATGGTGCAGCCGCTGTTTCAGAAACTGAAAAAGAAATACCAGATTTTCACCAAGACCAAGGTGGTTGAGGTTACCGCAGCCGAGAGCGGCATCCAGGCCAGGTTCGAGGGTGCCAAGGCCCCGGAAAGCGGCGAGTATGACGCCGTGCTGGTCGCGGTTGGCAGAAGACCGAATACAGAAAACTTTGAACGTGAAAATATCGCTCTTGCACTGAATGAGCGTGGTTTTGTCGGTGTTGATAACCAGCAGCGCACTGCAGTTGAAAACATCTTTGCCATTGGCGACGTGGTTGGTGAGCCAATGCTTGCCCACAAGGCGACCCACGAAGGCAAGGTGGCGGCGGAGGTTATTGCCGGGCATAAGGCGGAATTTGATCCGATGACCATCCCCAGCGTGGCCTACACCCACCCGGAGGTTGCCTGGATGGGACTCACCGAGAAAGAGGCCAAGGCCCAAAAAATCGACTATCAGAAAGGCAAATTTCCCTGGGGTGCATCCGGCAGGGCTCTGGCATCCGGGGCGGCTACCGGTGTTACCAAGGCACTCTTTTCCAAGGAAACAGGTCGTATCATCGGCGCGGCAATCTGCGGGCAGAATGCGGGTGAATTGATTCACGAAGCGGTGCTTGCCCTTGAGATGGGGGCTGATGCCGAGGATATCAGCAAGACCGTCCATGCCCACCCGACGCTCTCAGAAACTTTCGCCTTCGCGGCGGAAATTGTTGACGGCTCCATTACCGACGCGTTACCTTCCAAAAAGTAA